Proteins encoded together in one Thermomonospora curvata DSM 43183 window:
- a CDS encoding TetR/AcrR family transcriptional regulator, whose translation MSGATSRTRRRMSRAERKRQMLDVAEQVFAERGYRAASMDEIAERCGVSKPMLYEYFGSKDGLLMAAIDRAKAELYEVTSRAMAEADTPQEMVWRGMLAYFEFMDSHSHSFAMLLQEPMVGPPATGEALEQARRQQSGLIAPIIAALAPNMPPQAVDAYTEIIIGACERLAVWRLRHPQVTARDAAAYMADFTWNAMKHHLPEHASLPTAVPGVPRSESPAD comes from the coding sequence GTGAGTGGTGCCACGTCCCGGACCCGGCGACGGATGTCGCGGGCCGAGCGCAAGCGTCAGATGCTCGACGTGGCCGAGCAGGTTTTCGCCGAACGCGGCTACCGCGCCGCCTCCATGGACGAGATCGCCGAGCGCTGCGGCGTGTCCAAGCCGATGCTGTATGAGTACTTCGGCTCCAAGGACGGCCTGCTGATGGCGGCGATCGACCGCGCCAAGGCCGAGCTGTATGAGGTGACCAGCCGGGCCATGGCCGAGGCGGACACCCCGCAGGAGATGGTCTGGCGCGGCATGCTCGCCTATTTCGAGTTCATGGACTCCCACAGCCACTCGTTCGCGATGCTGCTGCAGGAGCCGATGGTCGGCCCGCCGGCCACCGGGGAGGCCCTGGAACAGGCCCGCCGCCAGCAGAGCGGGCTGATCGCGCCGATCATCGCCGCGCTGGCGCCGAACATGCCGCCGCAGGCGGTGGACGCCTACACCGAGATCATCATCGGCGCCTGCGAGCGGCTGGCGGTGTGGCGGCTGCGCCACCCGCAGGTGACCGCCCGCGACGCCGCCGCCTACATGGCCGACTTCACCTGGAACGCCATGAAGCACCACCTGCCGGAGCACGCCTCCCTCCCCACGGCCGTCCCCGGCGTGCCAAGATCGGAAAGCCCCGCGGACTGA
- a CDS encoding SDR family NAD(P)-dependent oxidoreductase yields the protein MPVAPFDGALAVVTGAGSGIGRATALALAGRGATVIAADIDGEAAERTAALAGAQGPAATAYRVDVADAAAMEKFAADVRAGHRVPDIVVNNAGIAISGPFLETGVADWERILGVNLWGVIHGSRLFGAQMAERVRALPVTPDKGGHIVNIASAAAYAPSRAMPAYCTTKAAVLMLSECLRAELAGARIGVTAVCPGFAETSIIDNATIVGVSAPQAERLRELGRRGLRLRRYPPEKVAERIVEAIVKNKAVVPVNFEGHLLRGLSRLSPRALRLLARVPMPTPRVR from the coding sequence ATGCCCGTAGCCCCGTTCGACGGTGCGCTGGCCGTGGTCACCGGAGCCGGCAGCGGCATCGGCCGGGCCACCGCGCTGGCGCTGGCCGGGCGCGGCGCCACCGTGATCGCCGCCGACATCGACGGCGAGGCCGCCGAGCGCACCGCCGCGCTGGCCGGCGCGCAAGGCCCGGCGGCCACCGCCTACCGGGTGGACGTGGCGGACGCGGCGGCGATGGAGAAGTTCGCCGCCGACGTGCGGGCCGGTCACCGGGTGCCCGACATCGTGGTCAACAACGCCGGCATCGCGATCAGCGGCCCGTTCCTGGAGACCGGCGTGGCCGACTGGGAGCGGATCCTCGGGGTCAACCTGTGGGGGGTGATCCACGGCTCCCGGCTGTTCGGGGCGCAGATGGCAGAGCGCGTCCGGGCGCTGCCGGTCACGCCCGACAAGGGCGGCCACATCGTCAACATCGCCTCGGCCGCCGCCTATGCGCCCAGCCGGGCCATGCCGGCCTACTGCACCACCAAGGCCGCGGTGCTGATGCTCAGCGAGTGCCTGCGCGCCGAGCTGGCCGGGGCGCGCATCGGGGTCACCGCCGTCTGCCCCGGCTTCGCCGAGACCTCGATCATCGACAACGCCACCATCGTCGGGGTGTCCGCCCCGCAGGCCGAGCGCCTGCGCGAGCTGGGGCGGCGCGGCCTGCGCCTGCGGCGCTACCCGCCGGAGAAGGTCGCCGAGCGCATCGTCGAGGCGATCGTCAAGAACAAGGCGGTGGTGCCGGTCAACTTCGAAGGCCACCTGCTACGCGGCCTGTCCCGGCTGTCCCCGCGCGCCCTGCGCCTGCTGGCCCGGGTCCCCATGCCCACGCCCCGGGTCCGGTGA
- a CDS encoding 4'-phosphopantetheinyl transferase family protein — MLECQVWWARLTDVRPWHTELLNEVERGRRERYLRPDDRDRFTLGAAVTRLAAGELLGVPPERVPLDRTCSGCGAPHGRPVIEGGPHLSVSHSGERVVVALSGGGPVGVDVEELSDRLTDEIAAQVLDPEEAADLRGLGPQARRRGLLEYWTRKEAVVKATGDGLRVPLADLRVSAPDEHPRLRDWQGRAGMASRITMHALEPGPGYAACLALIDQPDARVHERDAASLLA, encoded by the coding sequence GTGCTGGAGTGTCAGGTGTGGTGGGCGAGGCTGACCGATGTGCGGCCTTGGCACACCGAGCTGCTCAACGAGGTCGAACGGGGCCGCCGCGAGCGTTACCTGCGCCCGGACGACCGGGACCGGTTCACCCTGGGCGCCGCCGTCACCCGGCTGGCGGCCGGGGAGCTGCTGGGCGTGCCGCCCGAGCGGGTGCCGCTGGACCGCACCTGCTCGGGGTGCGGCGCCCCCCACGGACGTCCGGTGATCGAGGGCGGGCCCCACCTGTCGGTGTCGCACTCGGGGGAGCGGGTGGTGGTCGCCCTCAGCGGCGGCGGCCCGGTCGGCGTGGACGTCGAGGAGCTGTCGGACCGGCTGACCGACGAGATCGCCGCCCAGGTGCTCGACCCCGAGGAGGCCGCCGACCTGCGCGGGCTGGGGCCGCAGGCCCGCCGCCGCGGCCTGCTGGAGTACTGGACCCGCAAGGAGGCGGTGGTGAAGGCCACCGGCGACGGGCTGCGCGTGCCGCTGGCCGACCTTCGGGTGTCGGCTCCCGACGAGCACCCCCGCCTGCGGGACTGGCAGGGCCGTGCCGGCATGGCCTCCCGGATCACCATGCACGCCCTGGAACCGGGGCCCGGCTATGCCGCCTGCCTGGCCCTCATCGACCAGCCGGACGCCCGCGTCCATGAGCGGGACGCCGCCTCACTGCTGGCCTGA
- a CDS encoding AMP-binding protein, with protein sequence MTTGVRFGERKRAYEELRARAARIATGLADLGVGSGDRVAVMLRNEPAFLEVTEAAQLLGALPVPVNWHWRGEELAHLFGDSGAKVVFAHTDLVPKVEEVLPEDVGLVEVRVPDEVTAAYGLPPNGVTRRHPTLEALIESNEPWREPAAQAPPSVIYTSGTTGRPKGVRRKPHSPEDTVKMAMGILEVFGLSPEMRTLVPAPLYHSAPNVHALLASRLGIDLTIMPKFDPEGLLRTIERNRIEHIQMVPTMFIRLLRLPEKVRKSYDLSSLKAVVHAAAPCPVDVKQAMIDWWGPILREYYGGTETGIITASDSQQWLAHPGTVGRAVWDCDVKILDSEGRELPAGQVGEVYLKPPSFWPDFTYIGDDAKRRGIERDGYLTVGDMGYLTEDGYLFLCDRAGDMVISGGVNIYPAEIEAHLLKLEGVQDAAVFGIPDAEMGEALAAHIVADPAAGLTAERVREHVRAGMAGYKVPKVVVFEQSLPREETGKLFKRKLRDPYWAGAGRRI encoded by the coding sequence ATGACGACGGGCGTACGTTTCGGCGAGCGCAAGCGGGCCTATGAGGAGCTGCGGGCCCGCGCGGCGCGGATCGCCACGGGGCTGGCGGATCTCGGCGTGGGCTCGGGCGACCGGGTCGCCGTCATGCTCCGCAACGAGCCGGCCTTCCTGGAGGTCACCGAGGCCGCGCAACTGCTGGGAGCGCTGCCCGTCCCGGTCAACTGGCACTGGCGGGGCGAAGAGCTGGCGCACCTGTTCGGCGACAGCGGCGCCAAGGTGGTGTTCGCGCACACCGATCTGGTGCCGAAGGTGGAGGAGGTGCTGCCGGAGGACGTCGGGCTGGTCGAGGTGCGGGTGCCCGACGAGGTGACCGCCGCCTACGGGCTGCCGCCCAACGGGGTGACCCGGCGCCATCCGACGCTGGAGGCGCTGATCGAGTCCAACGAGCCCTGGCGGGAGCCGGCCGCCCAGGCGCCGCCGAGCGTCATCTACACCTCCGGCACCACCGGCAGGCCCAAGGGGGTCCGCCGCAAGCCGCACTCCCCCGAGGACACGGTCAAGATGGCCATGGGGATCTTGGAGGTCTTCGGGCTGTCGCCCGAGATGCGCACGCTGGTCCCCGCGCCGCTGTACCACAGCGCCCCGAACGTGCACGCGCTGCTGGCGAGCAGGCTGGGCATCGATCTGACGATCATGCCGAAGTTCGACCCCGAGGGCCTGCTGCGCACCATCGAGCGCAACCGCATCGAGCACATCCAGATGGTGCCGACCATGTTCATCCGCCTGCTGCGGCTGCCGGAGAAGGTGCGCAAGAGCTATGACCTGTCGTCGCTGAAGGCGGTGGTGCACGCCGCCGCGCCGTGCCCGGTGGACGTCAAGCAGGCCATGATCGACTGGTGGGGGCCGATCCTGCGCGAGTACTACGGCGGCACCGAGACCGGCATCATCACCGCCAGCGACTCGCAGCAGTGGCTGGCCCACCCCGGCACCGTGGGCCGCGCCGTGTGGGACTGCGACGTGAAGATCCTGGACTCTGAGGGCAGGGAGCTGCCCGCCGGGCAGGTGGGCGAGGTCTACCTCAAGCCGCCGTCGTTCTGGCCCGACTTCACCTACATCGGCGATGACGCCAAGCGGCGCGGCATCGAGCGCGACGGGTACCTGACGGTCGGCGACATGGGGTACCTGACCGAGGACGGTTACCTGTTCCTGTGCGACCGGGCCGGCGACATGGTGATCTCCGGCGGGGTCAACATCTACCCGGCCGAGATCGAGGCCCATCTGCTGAAGCTGGAGGGCGTGCAGGACGCGGCGGTGTTCGGCATCCCCGACGCGGAGATGGGCGAGGCGCTGGCCGCGCACATCGTGGCCGATCCGGCGGCCGGGCTGACGGCCGAGCGGGTGCGCGAGCACGTGCGGGCGGGCATGGCCGGCTACAAGGTGCCCAAAGTGGTGGTCTTCGAGCAGTCGCTGCCGCGGGAGGAGACCGGCAAGCTGTTCAAGCGCAAGCTGCGCGACCCCTACTGGGCCGGCGCGGGGCGGCGGATCTGA